Proteins encoded by one window of Dreissena polymorpha isolate Duluth1 chromosome 11, UMN_Dpol_1.0, whole genome shotgun sequence:
- the LOC127850077 gene encoding uncharacterized protein LOC127850077, translating to MRENSVANKRNVSLLVCKRRTRNEDQMYITAVGVLEHEPPTASQDQMYITAVGVLKHEPPTASQGNCQVGQSDTSSVSNAVHKFSTFKVLQDSSEVETVVGKEDKHYAEIIDLLVAPTTTPNSF from the exons ATGCGAG aaAACTCTGTGGCGAACAAAAG AAATGTTTCACTACTAGTATGTAAACGAAGGACACGAAATGAAG ATCAGATGTACATTACTGCAGTCGGAGTTTTGGAACACGAACCCCCTACAGCGTCTCAAG ATCAGATGTACATTACTGCAGTCGGAGTTTTGAAACATGAACCCCCTACAGCATCTCAAG GAAATTGTCAAGTTGGGCAAAGCGACACTAGCAGCGTTTCAAATGCTGTTCATAAg TTTTCAACATTCAAAGTTCTTCAAGATTCTTCAGAGGTCGAAACAGTTGTGGGGAAAGAGGATAAACACTATGCTGAGATAATTGACTTGTTGGTCGCACCTACAACAACACCAAACTCATTTTAG